The nucleotide window TATGGTTTCACCAAGACCACGCTTAGATAGAATGCGAATATCACTGTTGATAGTGGTTAACTGTCGATTGAGTTTGGCGATATCTCGACTAGCTGGTGACTGCTTCTTGGTTAATGTGGCTTTAGGGTCATTCTTGTACTCACGGTTTCTAAGCCATGTCAGTGGATGAACCTCGCCAGTAACATGGCCCGCATTAGTGCGGATAAAGCTCAACCGCTCTCGAGCACATTTGATCAAGTGATCAGTAAAAGCCTCGAGGTCAAAATTACCTTTGCTTTCATCGTGGCAAATCTTAGAAAACTCATTAGCGCACTGCGCTTTACTGATCTTTTTGAATCCAGATTCACGCCAAAATGACTCGAACGAAACACCAATAGTCATTAAAAAAGCTCCTCAGTGTCGTCTTCTTGTTGAGCTTTAACTTCGCTGACCGCTAGATTGGTACACGCGTTACGAATTAGTTTTTGGGTGTCTTTACTTTGAGCTTCATACAATGAGTCACGCTTACACTCTTCATAAATCACCTTCAGCTTATTCATTTCAATCGCCGTAGTTGCCTTAGCTCGGTTCGCCTTCATTCGCGTGGCAATGTTGGCGCTAATTTGAAATGATGAAAGCGAAAGCAGCAATACAGCTATTAGCCCAATCAGTAATTTTTGAAACATGGTTTAACCCTTCTTTCTAGTTAAAAACAGATACACGCCTACAACGGCCACCAGCAAATAAGCAACAAAACAAAACACCAGCATAAGAACCCCGAAAACATCATGCTCAAATTGAACATGTAAGGCCCACGCCATTTTTGAAAAATCGAACATTGATTTGATAAACATAACCAAGCCCAAAACATAAAGCAGAATAAAAGCTACGTTCTTAACCATCGTGACACTCACTTTTGAATTTAAGGTACTTATCTAACAAGCGGCCCTTTGCTTGAAACCGACCTAAACGGCCACCAGTGAACCATTGCTTATTCTCTGATAGCTCTGAACTTTTAAGCTCTTGGCCTAGAGCGAACTTAAACGAATCGATTTCAACCATATCGGATAGAGAACGATAATCGCCAACACTCACTTTCTTAGTTTGTAGATCATAGCCAGCGCACAGATCTTTGCCTTTCTGCTTACTCATGCCGAAGTGCGTAGCCAAACGACTGACTAAACCCCAACCTTCCGGCGTTCCTTCCGTTACTTGCTTGATAGTGTTCTCTAGTCGTTCCAATCTTTGGCCCTGATCTGTTTGCGTTCGCTCCATATCCACCAGCACTTGACCTTGCTCTACTAAAAATTGACCTTGAGCCGCTAGCAATTCCGTTTTTGTCAATGGCCTCGGGTCCATCTGATAAGAACCGCTCTTTCGAATGCTTGGTAATACTTCATGAGTTACCCATTTCTGGAATGGGCGCGCTTTTCTTAAATCTGTTCTCATAACAAGATCATAAAAACCAGCCTCATTAATTACTCTGAGGGATTGATTCAAACTAGCCGTTGCTTCACAGCACGTTGAAAAATCCAAAACAATGTCTTTTAACAGTTTTTTATCCTGCTCATCTACATGATTACGAACAGAGGATCGAGTTGATACCAATCCGATTTTTTCACCGACTTCGTTGGCTATGAACCAAACATTACCTTCATCATCAAGGATTGCCGTGAGATCGCCAAAAAGTGGCTTTTTAAATATTTGTACTTTACTCATTGGTCATTACCTTTTGTTAAGCCCGCTATACGGTCACTAAACTTGTGTTTCTTCCCGCTTCTTTTGAACTCTTCCCTTTGCTGATCCGCAAGACTTACGGCGCTATGCACTGGCAAAGCCTTTAACACCTCTCCCTCTTCTCGTAACTCACCCTTCAGCTCAAGCTCGTCAGCTACGCGTAAATACTTAGCGAACTCACCAAACTGTTTGCTTGCTGTGGCCCTCTTCAAATTCCAACCTGTTGAAGCAACAACGTGCTTTTCCGCTCGGCCTTCTGGTTGGTTTGCTTCAAATCGAACAAACGCCCTTTCGAGTTCTTTTTTCGTTCTTAGGTCCACCAGCGCGGCGAACTCTCCAAGTGTCGGCGGGAATCTATCTCCTTCGGATAAACGCTCACGACAAATGTTGATCATTCGACTAGCTTGTTTGTCCGTCAGTGAAATTAGGAAGTTCACCCACTCGTCGCTCGGCTGTTCCCCATTCATTGAACTCCAAAGGTTCCCGTACATCATGGTTAACCGTTCCCATTGACTCGCCACCTTGGGATGAAATATCAGATCCGTAACGCTCGATGTATGATCGTTGTGTAGCTGTTCGTGACTTCTTGATTGCTGGCATGTCATTTGATGCGATTCTGAGGTGGACGGGAAAGATTGATTGATCCGCGTGTTCTCCATAAGCGATTCCATTGAGTTCTGGTGCGTGGCTTGCTTGTCCATGGCGTTGGTGTCCTTGGGTTTGGTTGTGCGGGTTACTTGCAGAGTTCAAGGCGTTTTGCATCCAACTAAAATCAAACTTCGCCCAACCGCGATCAGACCAAAAATCTAAAATCTGTTCATTGCTGTAACCAAACTGGCGCGCCTTCTCAAGTTCTGGGGCTAGGTTCTTGATCACTCGGTCTGTAATTACTTTGTTTCCGCGCAATTTGATGTATTCAACGATTTGTTCGTCTGTGAGCTTTAGCGGTGAAAAGTCTAAGGTTTGATACTTCTTAGGAATGGGACTTTTTTTACTAATATCTTTAGGATTACTGGTAGTAGGATCTATGGTAGTAGGATCTGTGTGATTTATTTCACACCCGGCTGTGATATTTTTCACACCAACCCTGTGATTTATTTCACACCCAGATGTGATTTTTTCCACACCAACCAACTCCGATTTTTGAGTGCTAGTTAATCGCCATTCTTTCCCTTTTTGAGTGATTTTAACGAGCGATCTTTGATTGGTAGAATTGCGCTTTACCAACCCCTTTTTCTCTAAAGCAAGTAGGTTAATTTGAACGGTGTTAGGCCTAGTGAAAAACAGAGGCAATTCATCAATAACTTTCTGTTTGCTAATCCACTTGTACGCTTGGTTATCACTAACCATATCGTCACCCCAAGACTCTAGATCGTAAACGAACGCCATTAACGCCGCTTGTGCGCCATTAAGCTCCCATTCAACTGACTTCACTTGATTGATATTTACGGAGTACTGCATTATCATTTCCTAGTTCGTATTTTGTTGGTAAGCCTTGTCAGGGAACTTATCAATTACTCAAACCGCCTCCTTTGGCGGTTTTTGTTTATTCAATGTCTGCAATTTCTTGGCGAATCTTCGCTAAGTTCTCTTCATGGTCCTTTTCGTTAAACTCTTCGGTGATTGGTGAGCTTGTAATTAGCTTGGCGTTAACCAATTCAATCTTTACGCTGAACCACACAGACAATTCCATATTGAGCTTTTCAGCAATGTCATGATCGTTGTGTACATCCAGGTCATATCGAGCACACAAACAGGTATAAACCCCCAAAGCGGCCATACTTAGGTCTTTCTCAAGAGCGTAAACAGGCACAATTATTTGCCCGTTGATTTCATTGAATTGCATTTTGGTGGGACTCCTTTAATGACTTTTGGCTAAGAGAACGGCGGGAACGAGCAATAACAGGCGTTGCATAGGGGCAACTGGTGAGCGTATCGCTCCCGTTCTCTTACCAAAAATCATTAATTTGAAACTAACAAGGTTCCCGCCTTGCTCACTTCGAGAATAAGATTCTTGATCGAAACACTCATGCAAATCAACCACTTTATTATTTATAAGTGGCAAATAATTACGTCAGTGAACTTTTTGTATTCTTTTTATTGCTGAAGTGTGCCGTTAAGTTCATACTTATGACACGTAATGAACAAGAGAGAGATTCTATGAAAAGCAAGCTAGCGTTAAATATCGAACAGAGGAAACGTGATCTAGGAATCGCGACCAATTTACAGCTATCACAACTTTCTGGTGTTAGTCGTGCTGTAATAACCAACGTTCAACTTCAACCACATAAAAGCATCATGCTAGAAAGTGGCTTGATGTTAGCTAAGGCGCTAGATTGCCGTATGGAATGGCTGGCTACTGGTGAAGGCCCGGTAAATCTTGATGATGTAGAACGCCACCAAAGGATTGCGTTTGGCTGTCCTGTCCTAACTCTTGGTGATATAGCCAAGTCTCCTATAGGAAGCCTTATAGAGCAGTCAGTAGAGGATGTTAGTAGAGAACGCATACCTTGCCCGATGGGTAGTAACGAGCACCGCTTCGTTATACGAATTAATGATGCTATCGGTAAGTATTGGGCTGGTGGCTTGATGTACTTTGAAATTAACAGCACGCCGACTAATGGCAAGCCTGTTTTAGTTTCTATGGGTGATGGAATTGAGATCATGGAATACGCTCGAGCGCATGGCCGCGTATTCTTCAAATCACTAAGCGAAGATATCCCACAAGAATTAAAATTCATTGAAAAGACGGATGAAATGACCGTTCTAGCCAGCTATGTGGCTTACGCAGCAAGCTAAAAAAATAGACTAAATTCCTGTTCAGAACTTCTAAACGCCCCATTCGGGGCGTTTTTTTTTGCCTCAAATTCAGAGCTTACAATAATTCTTTTTGATTTTTTTATCGCCAATCACTTCACATTTGAGAATACGATTGTTAATCTATGTCTCGTTCGGAACACTACGGGCAAAATTAAACCCCGCACGAAGGCGGGGCTTAACACAAGGTAATGACCAACCAGACTAACCAAAAGGTAAGGAAGGTTGTTCATGTTCGCTAGCCGACCAAAGCAGCGAACGTGTTTATATTAACACAGGATTAAGGTAGTTCAACCATGACCGATACAACAAGCGCCAATAAACCAGATGTAGATAGCCGTATAACAGACTTTCCTGAGCTAATGCAGCAACTAGATGCGGGCGTTATTTCTACAGTTCTAGGGCTGGCACTCTCTAACGTTGCTCGCGCTGTAGCAAACTCAAATAAGCAAGGCGCTGTCACTCTCAAACTAACTGTTAAGCCTAATTCGACTACAGACAATTCAATCGTTGATGTAATCAGCGATATCAAAGTTCTTGAGCCTAAGCCTAATCACGGCGCCAAGGTTGAAGACTTCCGCTATGGCTCTGTAGCCTTTGTTGGATACGGCGGCAAGCTCTCTTATGACCGCCCTAAGCTCGATGTAAACCACCAACGTCAGTTAGATATTCATGCTGGCATCACTTCTCTTTCAATCGGTAAATAGGTAATAAAATGTCTGTAACCCCAGAAGCAATTAAACATATCGCTAAAATCTCTCACGTTCCTGAGTTCCTTAAGCAACTTGAAGACGCGAATACACAAAGTCAGTTAGTGATGATCCCTGAAGGTTTCAAAGTTCAAGACCTTGAATCACACCAAGCACACCGTAATAGCTTGCGTGGTGAATTTAAAACTCCGGTGATCGCTGAGTTCGTTAACTACGCTGAAAAGTTCCCAACTGAGTCAGCTAAGACCTTCATCGATGTTGAAACAATGTCAGCATGTACCGTGTTTGACTTAGGTGACACTGAGCAAGCGGGCCACCAACGTCACAAAGCAACATTGAAACTTCGTAAAACAGCACCTTTCAAAGTTCTGTTACAACGTAATGGTCGTCAAGCAGAACAGCGTGAAATGGCTGAATGGCTTGAAGATAACACCGACTTCCTGAAGGCATTCGATGGTAACGGCGAAGTAATTGAAATGTCGAAAGCGATCGCTGCTGTTCGTGAACTGTCGTTTGAGCATAAGCGCGGGCGTGAAAGCAAAGTTAATAACTTCTCTGAACATCAAAGTGAATATGAATCAATCGCTACTAAGACGCGTGAAGATCTTGTACTTCCTGCGGCGTTTGTATTCGAGTGCATCCCGTATCAAGGCCTTGAATCTTTCCGCTTTGAGCTTCGAGTATCAATTAAAGGTGCTGACTTAATTAACCTACGCATTAAGAACCTAGAAGCGAAAGAAGAAGAGATCGCGCAATCGTTCTTGGATCTTCTGAAAGAAACGTTTGAAGAAAAAGAACTGACTCAACCGCTATTCATTGGCGAGTGGGACTAATCACTTAACTGGCCCGCTCCTATGAGTGGGCTAACCAAAGCAAGGAATTATAATGGCCGACCAAACCCAATCCCTAGACGTTACCGTTAATCACCTTCTTACAATGGTTCGCAACCAATTAAGTAACCTTGGTTCGCTGGTGGATACTCACGCCACGAACGTAGGCGAATCACTTGATGCTGAATTATCTGATTACAACAACATGGTTCAAGCGCTAGAGGACGCAGACAAAGCGAAAGTTCAGCTTGAGCTTAAGGTAATCGAGTTAGAGAGCAACCTAGAGAATCGAGAGCTTGAACATACAAATCAGTTATCAACTCTACGTTCTGAGTTCACCCAATTGAAAATCAAGCTGGAAACGTGGAGCGCAATGAAAGCCGAACGTGACGAACTCAAGGCCATGGACCCGAAGGCACTTAAGAAAAAGCTTAAGGAAAAATCGAACCTAGCGGCCGAACGTCTTACCGGGCTACAAAAATCAAAACGTGAGAACGGTGAATATCGCCGTGAGAACTCTCAACTTAAAAAGCGTGTAGCTGTACTTGAAGAAACGGCACTAGAGGCTGGTAAAGAAGTTGAACGACTTCACAACCAAGTCGTTCGCCAAGATGGTGATGTACTAAACAAGGTATTCAAAGGCAAAGACGGCCTTGAGTGCTTTATCTATCTATACCATTGGGGTTTATCTTTCAGACCGGATAATGGTGCGATTAAAACGATTAACGATTCTGATTTCCATATCGTGATGAGAACTAACCGAGGGATCAACCTTTGTGTTTCTTGTTCTGATTACTTCGTGCCGTTCATGCCAACGTGTACCGACTTGGAAGGTTATCTACCAGAAAGTATCTATGACGCTATGACTGAGGTGTTTGTCGATGAAATGGGTAAGTCTCACCCTTACCTACTAGAACGTATGGAATGGGCGAAAGAAACAGCCCTTGAGGACGTTGACGCACTTACTAGCAAGCAACTTAAGCTACTAGCTGAAGCTGACTTTTACAGCGTGTACAGCGTGATTCACTTACCAGACGCAACTTTGGCACAGCGTGTTAGAGGCCTTTCTATTAAGTCGGCTACTGAACTACGAAAAACAGTACATGAGAAAATAGTTAAGCCTTGGTGCTTAGAGAACTGGACCAAAGAACAAGTTAAAGCTTACGGATAAAGGTTAAGAACATGACGACACTAGACGAAAAATACAGCGTAATTTTTGCAGATCCACCGTGGCTTTACCGTGACAAGGCAGATAGTGGCAAGCGTGGTGCTAAACACCAGTACAAAGTCATGACAGCAAGAGATATTAGCCGCTTGCCAGTAGATAAGATCGCGGCTGAACAATGTGTTTTGTTTATGTGGCATGTTCCAACCCAACCGCGTGAAGCTTTAATGGTCCTTGAGGCTTGGGGCTTTAGGTTCATGACTATGAAAGGGTTTACTTGGGGTAAGCATTACAAGAAAGCGACTCACAAGTTTTGTATTGGTATGGGCCATATGACACGCGCCAACTCTGAAGATTGCTTGATCGCAGTTAAAGGGAAACTACCGGAACGTTTAAACGCTGGTATCTGCCAGTTAGTCATGGGACCAAGACACGAAAACAGTAAAAAACCTGAAGTATTCAGAAAGCTGATCACCGACTTGGTTGGAGATCTTCCTAGAATTGAATTGTTTGCCCGAAGTGATACCACTATTGAAGGTTGGGATTGCTTTGGGAACGAATATTTTGGCGACAATAAAGTTATTTATGATGGATCTAATTTTGTATTAAGTGAGGAAAAAAACAAATGAATGAAGCAAACGGCGTAGAAGTTCCAAAGCTTATCTCTCAAGAGAAGTTATTAGATCGATACAAACCATTTTCAAAGACAGACGGCAAGCCAATGTCTAAGCGCGCTCTTCACAAATGGCGCAAAGATCGCGGATTTCCAAACCCAATTATTAATTCTCCGCGCTCTCACTGGAAATTTACGGATGTACTAGATTGGGAAAAACAGAACGGATATGAAGGTTTACTATAAATAGTTTTTATTCTCATTGAATTAACGCGATTATTTAGATCAATTCATGGTCGAGTAAGTATTGAGATGACTAAGCAAGTGGCGGCGAAGAAAATTGATCTGCAATTCTAGCCGCTATGGCTTCAACAAGTGTTGCTACTAACTTAACTACCACCTCAAAAGTGCCCCAAACCGATTTAGAGCAAAAATGTTATCTACCGATCCTTATAGCGACTTTCCATACCAAAACTAATTGTTAGGTAAAAGGCATACCATGTACCTATAGTTGTCTGTTTATGGGACACCTACTTCTATCCATTTAATGTATTTCCAATTGCGCAATACGATCTATTTACGCATGAAAGTGTTGTTTTATGCGTAAATAGATCATATTGTAAGGCTGTGTCGTTAAACAATGAAGAGGTGCATTAAAATGGCGTTTAGAGCAGATGAAGAAAAAAAAAGGGGTTATGAGAAAGCCCTAAACTACTTAGTCCCAAGAGATGGTAGTCCAGAACTTAGGGAGCAAGCTAGACAGCTAATTATAGACCTAATCGACAAATATGGTCCTGTAATTGACTCATACCCATCTTGGCACCCTATGGTGTCTAATCATGATGATAGATACCCTGTTACAACTCCTAGCTATGAATGTGGCTATAAGGGCTTGGATCATACAATATTCCTTGCTCATGGCTTTATTACTTGCCCTTACCATGGCGCGGACGAGGTGATAGATGCTGTGAATAGGCTGCCTAATAACCATGTAGCTGAAATCGTAGCAGAACGCCTAGAGATTCCTTTATACAACTCAGCAACCGAATCAGTATTAGTTAAATGTGAGTGGCATGATGCTCTACCTTTAGATCGTATGATCCCTAAACACATAGCAATTCCACTAATGCTAGAAAAAGAAATTCCTTGTTGGAGATGGTCAACGTTTGGGGAAACTTGGGAAACGATGAGACCTTATTTTTTAGGTGATCCATATGGTAGTAGATCGTCTCTTTTTGTTAGCCAAGAGACTGGTCATGCAATGAAAACAATTTGGAATGCGATTATCAATACAGGAATGTATGGCCCAATTCGAGTATAAGTAAGGGAAATAGTGAATCAGCACATAAGTAATTGTTATTAAATGCTTTATAGTAGAATCGCACTGAAATTTTCTGATTTAGTATGCAGATTTCCACGTATCACTTTTGCAGTAGACCTTTCAAGGAGTCTGTAGCCAAATGTCAAATAAAGAACCAAACAAAGTTCTGCAATGTTTATCAGTAACAGTAATGCTGGGAGTATCCTTGTATTTTGGTTCGATGAGTAAGCCAACAGAAATGGCATTGGCTATAACAGCTGGCTTCTTAGGGCTAATATTTGCCAATCTAGATAAATTCAAGAGCTTTAGAGCCGGAAATCTTGAAGCTCAATTGAGAGAAGAACAAATAGAAGCTGTTTTAGAAAAAGAAACTGAAACTTCGATTGAAGGAATAGACGAAGTCAATGCTCAAGTACCGAATGTTAATCTAGTTTCCGAAAGCTCGAAGAATGTCCTGACGGCCTTACAAGACCATAAATATACATGGCGCTATGTATCAGGCTTGTCTAAAGAAACAAACCTAACTCGAATTCAAGTTAAAGAGTCACTTCAATGGCTTTCAGAACATGGTTATGTTAAGAAATCACTTGGTAAAAATGGGGAAATTTGGGCGTCTACCCCAGAGGGACGCTATCTATTTGCATTAATTCGTTTTAACAGTATGGTCGATGCATAGGCACTAAAACGATGCCGTTAGCTTTATTTCGTACTAACTAATTTCTACTCATATGCCAGTTTGGCAACTTAGAGGGTTTTATGGATTTGTTTGAAAAATATCAGACATTCGTTGCAGGCTTGATTGGTTTTTTAGGAGTGATGGCTACTATAAAAGCAAACAGTGAGCAAAATAGAGCACAATTACGTGAAGAAAGAAAACAAGAAAGTAGTGCTCTTAGGTGTACATTAATAGAAGAACTTCGGCTAATTTCGGGCTCGAATACCTTGAACATAGAGGGTCTAAGTAATCGTAAGGTCTATCCCATTGCGTACATCCCTTCAACCCCGCATATTCAAGCGTTTAAACAATTAGTACCCAAGTTTGGACTACTGAATGCTAACGAAATTAAGAAAACAATGTTGGCTTATCAGTTGATTCAAGAGCTACCTGATAGGCTTCGCTTCTTACAAACAATGGATCAATCGGTGCATATCGAAAATTTTATCGCTATAGATGAATCACAGTGTAACAACGCAGTAGAAGTTTTTGATTCGATGCTTAGTCCCGTACTACAAGCTATTGAAATATTAGAGTGTTACGATAAACCTTAGTAATCATTTACGGCTAGTTTAAAATATAATCCAGTAAAAAGCTGAACCCACTCGATATTTAGATAGTTATCGGTGTTCCTTCAAGAGGTCTATCGTTGTTTAGTTGTGTATCAGTAAATTAACCACTAAGCGAGAGGTTTTACTGTACCTCAGGTAATCCGTGAAACCCTAATTTAGGACAGTATATAACTCGAAAATGTCCAAAACCATCACAGGCTGAACTTTTACCTGTGGCACGTTGTGATTACCGAGGGAGGTTGACGGTCTAAATACCGAAGGATTCTGTCGCTGCTCTATTCATAGTAGTCCACTATTGCAGATTAGTTTCTATTCGATAATTGATTCCTCGGCACGTGCCTCCCGTAACTCTCTTGTATTCAGCTTTTCTTCAAGCCAGATGTTCCTTACTGTTGAGTGACTAATCGAGATGTTAAAACGCTTTCTCATCTCACCACTTATCCTAATAGAGGTTAGGTGAGGCGATTTGAGTGTTAATGAGATGACGATATTTCGAGTCTTTTCATCGATGCGATTATTGTTGTGTGATTGACCATACAGACGTTTCAAAGCAAGTGGGCCATGGGCTTCAAGCAATTGACGGTTGTTGTGAATGCTTTTGACAGAACAACCGCTTTGTCGGGCCGCTTCTCTAACATTCCCTAACTCATTGGCAAGCTCTATAGCCTCGATCTTTTTCTGAACCTCTTCTCCGTATTCTTTCCTAGAGCTAGGCTCAGTAAGCTCTTTAATCGATAACTCTCGGTCAGCAAAGTAAGCCGTAAAACCACCATCAAGTTGCTTACGTAATTCGACTTGTTGACTCACGATAGAGTGCCGTAATGGGGAGGTGATTTGATACATTGCGTTGGCGTAACTGAAGGTATGATCTCGACGGATTTTTCGATATTCTTTTTGAATACATATCGCGTCAATGTTGAGGTACTTCGGAACGGGTGTATGCTCAGAGCGCATTAATTTGGCGTTGACTGTGAGGGTCGTTGCCCAATACTCAGGGATGAAGGTATTTTGTAGGTAGTTATTTGCACTGATCATATCAGTAACCCCAGCCAGCCTTAACTCAGGGACTAGACGATCTTGGAACGTATCAAAGGCACGTTCGATGCGACCCTTGCCTTGAGGCGAATTGGCAAAAATAATTTCTATACCCAGCTCTTCACAGGCTCGTTGCATCTGGGAGAAGTGGCAACGTTTTGGTCCACCGAAGATGCCAGCTCTATCGACATACAGAGTCTTAAAAAGACCTTTTTTCTTGATATAAGTTTTCATTACTTTGAGGCATCCTTCGGTGGTTTCTGAAGGAAAAAACTCCGCATGAACCTCACTGGTTGCATCATCAATCATGGCGATAAGACAGGATTTTTTATCACCGAACCAAAGGTGCGGACTGCCGTCCATTTGCAGCATTAAGCCTTCGGCTTCCATACGCTCACGTCGTCTTCTTACCTTAGAACGTCGATGTTTGGCTCGTTTTACATGATGGATTTCATGTGCCCAGGTACGAAGCGTCTCCCGTTTTACTTTGATACCTTCAAATACCTCTAACATATCGGCGAGATGAAGCATGTTAAAGTCGTAATACTTGGTCTTTATAAGAGCTTGAACTTGTTGCTTTAAGGTAATGGGGATTTTATTAGCGGGTGCCCTTCCTGTGTTGCCATGAACCACAAATCGGATACCATCAGAGCGATATCGCCTGAGATAACGTTCGATGGTTCTGCGAGACTTCTTGAGGAGCTTAGAGGCATTAGTAATTGAGATTTTACCGAGAGCAACTTTTGCGATGATATCCACGGTAAGCTGAGATTGAGTATCCATAACGATCATCCTATACACCCCTGACTAATTCGTAGCACTAGTCAAAGGATTACGTAAAAATAGAGACCGTCAATTTCCCTCGGTAATTAAGCGAATGA belongs to Vibrio splendidus and includes:
- a CDS encoding BRO-N domain-containing protein translates to MSKVQIFKKPLFGDLTAILDDEGNVWFIANEVGEKIGLVSTRSSVRNHVDEQDKKLLKDIVLDFSTCCEATASLNQSLRVINEAGFYDLVMRTDLRKARPFQKWVTHEVLPSIRKSGSYQMDPRPLTKTELLAAQGQFLVEQGQVLVDMERTQTDQGQRLERLENTIKQVTEGTPEGWGLVSRLATHFGMSKQKGKDLCAGYDLQTKKVSVGDYRSLSDMVEIDSFKFALGQELKSSELSENKQWFTGGRLGRFQAKGRLLDKYLKFKSECHDG
- a CDS encoding helix-turn-helix domain-containing protein, which encodes MKSKLALNIEQRKRDLGIATNLQLSQLSGVSRAVITNVQLQPHKSIMLESGLMLAKALDCRMEWLATGEGPVNLDDVERHQRIAFGCPVLTLGDIAKSPIGSLIEQSVEDVSRERIPCPMGSNEHRFVIRINDAIGKYWAGGLMYFEINSTPTNGKPVLVSMGDGIEIMEYARAHGRVFFKSLSEDIPQELKFIEKTDEMTVLASYVAYAAS
- a CDS encoding DUF2303 family protein — protein: MSVTPEAIKHIAKISHVPEFLKQLEDANTQSQLVMIPEGFKVQDLESHQAHRNSLRGEFKTPVIAEFVNYAEKFPTESAKTFIDVETMSACTVFDLGDTEQAGHQRHKATLKLRKTAPFKVLLQRNGRQAEQREMAEWLEDNTDFLKAFDGNGEVIEMSKAIAAVRELSFEHKRGRESKVNNFSEHQSEYESIATKTREDLVLPAAFVFECIPYQGLESFRFELRVSIKGADLINLRIKNLEAKEEEIAQSFLDLLKETFEEKELTQPLFIGEWD
- a CDS encoding MT-A70 family methyltransferase, yielding MTTLDEKYSVIFADPPWLYRDKADSGKRGAKHQYKVMTARDISRLPVDKIAAEQCVLFMWHVPTQPREALMVLEAWGFRFMTMKGFTWGKHYKKATHKFCIGMGHMTRANSEDCLIAVKGKLPERLNAGICQLVMGPRHENSKKPEVFRKLITDLVGDLPRIELFARSDTTIEGWDCFGNEYFGDNKVIYDGSNFVLSEEKNK
- a CDS encoding ISNCY family transposase; the protein is MIVMDTQSQLTVDIIAKVALGKISITNASKLLKKSRRTIERYLRRYRSDGIRFVVHGNTGRAPANKIPITLKQQVQALIKTKYYDFNMLHLADMLEVFEGIKVKRETLRTWAHEIHHVKRAKHRRSKVRRRRERMEAEGLMLQMDGSPHLWFGDKKSCLIAMIDDATSEVHAEFFPSETTEGCLKVMKTYIKKKGLFKTLYVDRAGIFGGPKRCHFSQMQRACEELGIEIIFANSPQGKGRIERAFDTFQDRLVPELRLAGVTDMISANNYLQNTFIPEYWATTLTVNAKLMRSEHTPVPKYLNIDAICIQKEYRKIRRDHTFSYANAMYQITSPLRHSIVSQQVELRKQLDGGFTAYFADRELSIKELTEPSSRKEYGEEVQKKIEAIELANELGNVREAARQSGCSVKSIHNNRQLLEAHGPLALKRLYGQSHNNNRIDEKTRNIVISLTLKSPHLTSIRISGEMRKRFNISISHSTVRNIWLEEKLNTRELREARAEESIIE